GCGCGTCGGTGCCGGCGAGCGAGATCGCGCCGGAGCCGAGTCCCTGCATCGCGAGCGCGAAGTCCGCGAGGCCCGAATGTTTCGCGAGCGTTTCGCGCAGCACGCAGACCGCGCGCGTGTCGATGGTGTCGCCATGGCCGCCGTATGCGATGCCGCCGACGCCGTAGCGCAGCCAGCCGGCGTCGCCGAGCGCGCGCACGAGGCCGCGGCACGCGTCGTCCACTTCGTCGCGGGTCGCGGGATGCGCGTCATGCGCGAGATGTTCGCGCGCCCATGCCTCGATGCCGGCGGCCAGTGCGCGATGGCGGTCCTCGAAGAACGGCCACGCGAGCGCGTCGTGCGGGTCGAGCGGAAAATCGGCGCTCACGTCAGTCTCCTTCGAACACGGGCCGCGTTTTCGCGGCGAACGCGCGATACGCGCGGTCGAAGTCGCGCGTCGCCATGCAGATCGCCTGCGCCTGCGCTTCCGATTCGATCGCTTCGTCGATGCTCATGCTCCATTCCTGATGCAGCATCTTCTTCGTGATGCCGTGCGCGAACGTCGGGCCGGCGGCGAGATCCTTCGCGAGCTGCTGCGCGTCCGCGAGCAACGTGTCGGGATCGCAGAGCCGGTTGTAGAAACCCCATGCGTGGCCTTCGTCGCCGCTCGCGGAGCGGCCGGTGAACAGCAGCTCGGCCGCCCGGCCCTGGCCGATGATGCGAGGCAGGATCGCGCACGCGCCCATGTCGCAGCCGGCCAGGCCGACGCGCGTGAACAGGAACGCGAGTTGGCTGCGCGCGGTGCCGAGCCGCAGGTCGGACGCCATCGCGAGGATCGCGCCCGCGCCCGCGCAGATGCCGTCCACTGCGGCGACGATCGGCTGCGGGCAGTGGCGCATCGCCTTCACGAGGTCGCCGGTCATGCGTGTGAACATCAGCAGTTCCGGCATTGGCAGCGCGATCAGCGGCGCGATGATGTCGTGCACGTCGCCGCCCGAGCAGAAGTTGCCGCCCGCGCCGTGGATCACGATGGTTTTCACGTCGGTCGCGTACGCGAGGCGGCGGAACAGGTCGCGCAGTTCCGCATACGACTCGAACGTCAGCGGGTTTTTGCGCTCGGGGCGGTTGAGCGTGATCGTTGCGACTTGCGCTTCGACGGACCAGCCGAAGTGCTGCGCGCGATAGTCCGCGAGCGTGGTGCGGTTGCCGGCGTATAGGGCATTGGCGGGAGAGGGGATAGTCAACGTGTGTCTCCTGTGTCGATCGGAGTTAGCGCTTTAGCGCTTACTTCGATCCCATGCAAGGCGGTCGATCGGAGTTAGCGCTTTAGCGCTTACTCCGATCCCATGCAAGGCGGTCGATCGGAGTTAGCGCTTTAGCGCTTACTCCGATCCCATGCAAGGCGGTCGATCGGAGTTAGCGCTTTAGCGCTTACTTCGATCCCATGCAAAGCTGTCGATCCGGAGTTAGCGCTTTAGCGCCTACTCCGATCCCATGCAAAGCTGTCGATCCGGAGTTAGCGCTAAAGCGCCTACCCCGATCCCATGCAAGGCGATCAATCGGCGCTCGCACTTCAGCGTCCGCTCCGATCCCCTGCAAGCTGGTTTGTTGTGAGGTCCGGTCATGCCGTTGTATGGCCCTTGATTCGTCCCGTGTTCAGCGTTGCACGCTGCCGATCAGATGCTGCTTCAGCTTGCCGAGCCGTTCATGCATCTTCGATTTATCGTCGAGCGACAGCCCGCCGAACAACTCGACGACCCATTGCTCGTGCACCGCCGCCATGCTGTCGAACTGCGCGCGTCCCGCCGGCGTGAGGCGCAGCGCGATCGAGCGGCGGTCGTCCGGATCGGCGTCGCGCACGACGAGGCCTTCTTTTTCCAGTTGATCCGCGATGCCGGTCACGTTGCCGCCGGTCACCATCAGCCGGCGCGACAGTTCGGTCATCCGCAGCCCTTCCGGATGACGCTCCAGTTGCGCCATCAGGTCGAAGCGCGGCAGCGTCGTGTCGAACTCGGTGCGCAGCCGCTTGCGCAATTCGGCCTGCACGAGGTTCGTCGTCGTCAGCAGGCGCAGCCACAGGCGCAGGCCCATGTGGCTGTCCGCGCCGGTGCTCATCTCCAGATCGACGACGTTGTCGGCCGGTTTTTCAACGCCCTTGCGCGGCGTTTTCGTCGCGGCCGCGGACTTGCGCGCGGGAGCGGGGCGGGTCGTCATGTGATCTCTCCACCGGAAACGGAAATGGACTGCCCGGTGATCGCGGACGATCCGGGCGCGCATAACCACAGCACCGCGTTCGCGACTTCTTCCGGCGTCACGAAGCGCTGCTGCGGGTTGTGGCGCAGCAGCTGGCTGCGGGCTTCGGCCTCGCTGCGCGAGGTCTTTTGCATGATCTGGTCGAGCGACGCGCGCAGCAGTTCGGTTTCGGTGTAACCGGGGCAGACCGCATTGACGGTCACGCCCTGCGTCGCGACTTCGAGCGCGAGCGCGCGCATGAGGCCGATCACGCCGTGCTTCGACGCGCAATACGCGGCGACGTACGGATAACCGGTCTGCCCAGCCGTGCTCGCGACGTTCACGATGCGGCCGCTCTTGCGTTCGAGCATCGCGGGCAATACCGCGCGCGTGCACAGGAACACGCCGGTCAGGTTCACGTCGAGCATCCGCCGCCATAGCGCGGCGTCGGTGCGCGTGAACGGCGCGGCCTGCGCCTGGCCCGCGTTGTTCACGAGGATGTCGATCGGGCCGAGGCCGTCCGCCGCCTGCGCAAACGCGGTCTCGACCGCCGTTTCGTCGGTCACGTCCACGCTTGCGCACGCGATGCGGTCGCCGCCGCCGAGCGCCGCGCGTTGCGCATCGAGGCGCACGGCGTCGCGGCCCATCAGCGTGACGCGCGCGCCGGCTTGCAGCAGCGCGGCCGCCGTCGCCGCGCCGATCCCGCTGCCGCCGCCGGTGACGACCGCGTGGCGGCCGCCGAGGGTTTCTGCGTGGTCGGTCATCACACGGTTCCTTCCGCGCGCTGCGCGCGTTCGAGCGGCGACAGCCCGGCTGCCGCCGAGGCCTGTGCGCGTTCGCGCTCGATGTTGCGTTCGAGCTGCGTCTTGGCCGAGCGATATTGCGGCGGCCACGCGACGTCGAGATAACCGATGCGCGCCGCTTCGTTCAGCGTCCACGACGGGTTCGCGAGATGAGGGCGCGCGATCGCGCACAGATCGGCGCGGCCGGCCGCGATGATGCTGTTCACGTGATCGGCCTCCGAGATCGCGCCGACCGCGATCGTCGGAATGTGCACTTCGTTGCGGATGCGATCCGCGAACGGCGTCTGGAACATGCGGCCGTACACGGGTTTTTCGTCCTTGCTGACCTGGCCCGACGACACGTCGATCAGGTCCGCGCCCGCCGCCTTGAACGCGCGCGCGATCTCGACCGCGTCGTCCGGCGTGTTGCCGCCTTCGACCCAGTCGTGCGCGGAGATCCGCACCGAGATCGGGCGGTCCTGCGGCCACACCGCGCGAATCGCCGCGAACACCTGCAACGGATAACGCAGCCGGTTTTCGAACGAGCCGCCGTACTGGTCGGTGCGCTGGTTCGTCAGCGGCGACAGGAAACTCGACAGCAGATAACCGTGCGCGCAGTGCAGTTCGAGCCAGTCGAAACCCGCCTCGGCGGCCATCTGCGTCGAGCGGACGAACTGTGCTTCGATCTCGCGCAGTTCCGCTTCGGTCGCTTCGTGCGACCACTGGCTGACGCCGCGCAGATACTGCTGCGGCGACGCGGACACGAGCGGCCAGTTGCCGTCGTCGAGCGGCTGGTCGATGCCTTCCCACGCGACGCGCGTCGAGCCCTTCGCGCCAGAATGGCCGATCTGGAGGCCGATCTTCGCATCGGACTGCGCGTGCACGAAATCGACGATGCGCCGCCACGCGTCCTGCTGTTCGCGGGTGTACAGGCCGGGGCAGGCGGGCGTGATCCGCGCGTGCGGCGACACGCAGGTCATCTCGGTCATCACGAGCGCCGCGCCGCCCATCGCGCGCGCGCCGAGATGCATCAGGTGATAGTCGCCCGGCACGCCGTCGAACGCCGAATACTGCGCCATCGGCGACACGACGACGCGATTCTTCAGCGTGATGCCGCGCAGCGTGAACGGCGTGAACATCGGCGGCACCGGGCGTGCGCTTTCGCTCGCGCCGGTCTTCGCCGCAAGCCACGCTTCGTAGCCGGACAGATAAGCCGCGTCGCGTTCGCGCAGGTTTTCATGCGAGATCCGCTGCGAGCGCGTGAGCAGCGAATACGCGAACTGCTCGGGTTCGAACGAGGCATAACGATCGACGTGCTCGAACCACTCCGTCGAATTGCGCGCCGCGTTCTGGATCCGCAGCACGTCGATGCTGCGCACGCTCGTGTAGTGTTCGAGCGCCGCGCGCAGGTCGTCCGGATGCGCGTCCAGACTGTTCGCGAGTTCGATCGCGTCTTCGAGCGCGAGCTTCGTGCCGGAGCCGATCGAGAAGTGCGCGGTATGGGCGGCGTCGCCCATCAGCACGACCGGCGTGCTGCCGCCGTCCGCGCGCGGTTTCCAGTGCACCCATTCGCGGTTGACGACGCGCGGAAAGCGGATCCACTGCGACGAGCCGCGCAGATGCCCGGCGTTCGAC
The Paraburkholderia caballeronis genome window above contains:
- a CDS encoding enoyl-CoA hydratase family protein — its product is MPSPANALYAGNRTTLADYRAQHFGWSVEAQVATITLNRPERKNPLTFESYAELRDLFRRLAYATDVKTIVIHGAGGNFCSGGDVHDIIAPLIALPMPELLMFTRMTGDLVKAMRHCPQPIVAAVDGICAGAGAILAMASDLRLGTARSQLAFLFTRVGLAGCDMGACAILPRIIGQGRAAELLFTGRSASGDEGHAWGFYNRLCDPDTLLADAQQLAKDLAAGPTFAHGITKKMLHQEWSMSIDEAIESEAQAQAICMATRDFDRAYRAFAAKTRPVFEGD
- a CDS encoding MarR family winged helix-turn-helix transcriptional regulator; protein product: MTTRPAPARKSAAATKTPRKGVEKPADNVVDLEMSTGADSHMGLRLWLRLLTTTNLVQAELRKRLRTEFDTTLPRFDLMAQLERHPEGLRMTELSRRLMVTGGNVTGIADQLEKEGLVVRDADPDDRRSIALRLTPAGRAQFDSMAAVHEQWVVELFGGLSLDDKSKMHERLGKLKQHLIGSVQR
- a CDS encoding SDR family NAD(P)-dependent oxidoreductase → MTDHAETLGGRHAVVTGGGSGIGAATAAALLQAGARVTLMGRDAVRLDAQRAALGGGDRIACASVDVTDETAVETAFAQAADGLGPIDILVNNAGQAQAAPFTRTDAALWRRMLDVNLTGVFLCTRAVLPAMLERKSGRIVNVASTAGQTGYPYVAAYCASKHGVIGLMRALALEVATQGVTVNAVCPGYTETELLRASLDQIMQKTSRSEAEARSQLLRHNPQQRFVTPEEVANAVLWLCAPGSSAITGQSISVSGGEIT
- a CDS encoding bifunctional salicylyl-CoA 5-hydroxylase/oxidoreductase; translation: MRIVCIGGGPAGLYFGLLMKRRHPDHEVTVIERNRPYDTFGWGVVFSDQTLGNLRAADPKSAAQILDAFNHWDDIEIHFRGRTVRSSGHGFCGIGRKRLLNILQARCEELGVKLVFESQASDDDVRDADLIIASDGLNSAIRQKYAATYQPDIDQRDCRFVWLGTHRLFDAFTFAFEETEWGWFQAHAYRFDEHTSTFIVETPEHVWRAAGLDTMSKEDSIAFCERLFAKYLDGHALMSNAGHLRGSSQWIRFPRVVNREWVHWKPRADGGSTPVVLMGDAAHTAHFSIGSGTKLALEDAIELANSLDAHPDDLRAALEHYTSVRSIDVLRIQNAARNSTEWFEHVDRYASFEPEQFAYSLLTRSQRISHENLRERDAAYLSGYEAWLAAKTGASESARPVPPMFTPFTLRGITLKNRVVVSPMAQYSAFDGVPGDYHLMHLGARAMGGAALVMTEMTCVSPHARITPACPGLYTREQQDAWRRIVDFVHAQSDAKIGLQIGHSGAKGSTRVAWEGIDQPLDDGNWPLVSASPQQYLRGVSQWSHEATEAELREIEAQFVRSTQMAAEAGFDWLELHCAHGYLLSSFLSPLTNQRTDQYGGSFENRLRYPLQVFAAIRAVWPQDRPISVRISAHDWVEGGNTPDDAVEIARAFKAAGADLIDVSSGQVSKDEKPVYGRMFQTPFADRIRNEVHIPTIAVGAISEADHVNSIIAAGRADLCAIARPHLANPSWTLNEAARIGYLDVAWPPQYRSAKTQLERNIERERAQASAAAGLSPLERAQRAEGTV